The Streptomyces avermitilis MA-4680 = NBRC 14893 genome contains a region encoding:
- a CDS encoding GOLPH3/VPS74 family protein, with the protein MTTPRDLLIVAMDVGSSRYVEPGDLSLALAGAEVIDLLGAGALTLEGDRIVSNNQWTLGDRLLDEAASSLVRQPPHEPVEDWLWRRGRGLSQAYLAALETEGQVARQPGRWLPVRTGRTALVDSPARRHAADRWASGEPVLAVLAAAAGIHDLPTEDSPSIADEAVVTVLAAVNDAVMELEAVRQRRSIEEAAFDNIWRGP; encoded by the coding sequence ATGACTACACCGCGGGATTTGTTGATCGTCGCCATGGACGTGGGGTCCAGCCGTTATGTGGAGCCGGGCGATCTGTCGCTCGCCCTCGCGGGAGCCGAGGTGATCGATCTCCTCGGCGCCGGGGCCCTCACCCTGGAGGGCGATCGCATCGTGTCGAACAACCAGTGGACACTGGGTGATCGCCTGCTGGACGAGGCCGCGTCGTCACTCGTTCGGCAGCCGCCCCACGAGCCGGTCGAGGACTGGCTGTGGCGCCGGGGCCGCGGCCTGTCCCAGGCATATCTGGCCGCCCTGGAGACGGAAGGACAAGTCGCCCGGCAACCCGGCCGCTGGCTCCCCGTCCGGACCGGCCGCACGGCACTGGTCGACTCACCCGCCCGGCGCCACGCCGCCGACCGCTGGGCATCGGGCGAGCCCGTCCTGGCCGTCCTCGCGGCCGCCGCCGGAATCCACGACCTGCCGACCGAGGACTCCCCGAGCATCGCCGACGAGGCGGTCGTGACGGTGCTCGCCGCCGTCAACGACGCGGTGATGGAGCTGGAAGCCGTACGCCAGCGGCGATCCATCGAAGAAGCGGCCTTCGACAACATCTGGCGAGGCCCCTGA
- a CDS encoding PI-PLC domain-containing protein, translated as MRTPRALLAATATTAALAVVVAVPTPAVSAQVPTGGAYFVQSAVTGLNAADNAGAVEQHNPKGNEDHQQWNLRTSGSAYLLESTDTAGSCLGRSGDQARTVVCTSADAAWEITPAGTDQYTLKAPGTDRHLTVGAKPSGSNYPAQLAIGSAGSLASWYLTPVTPSVNPMPSPDQRTLDQVTFLTAHNAYANGVDGGFAPPFVNLVPNQTRGINQQLTDGVRGFMMDIHQTSDGAILCHNSCTLVSKPVALWVDIQRMVDFLKQHPDQVVTVFLEDYVDPGVLRSELARVSGLSDVLYRPDRTGVRQSGWPRMADLIAANHRLLIFTDHSRSSDESAGLTRDSFGVMYQREWTVENYWSMGSGLGSSDWSCYSRWYGADTNIPLTYTESAFRPLFVMNHFRDAAIASTATTDNTKLADRAQRFCRPAARKKPNFLAVDRYDLGNPTSAVDTLNTYTYP; from the coding sequence ATGCGAACCCCCCGCGCCTTGCTCGCCGCGACCGCCACGACCGCCGCGCTGGCCGTCGTCGTCGCCGTCCCCACCCCCGCCGTGTCCGCCCAAGTCCCCACCGGCGGTGCCTACTTCGTTCAGAGTGCCGTCACCGGTCTCAACGCCGCCGACAACGCGGGAGCAGTCGAACAGCACAACCCGAAGGGCAACGAGGACCACCAGCAGTGGAATCTGCGGACGAGCGGATCCGCGTACCTGCTGGAGAGTACCGACACAGCCGGCAGCTGCCTCGGCCGTTCCGGCGACCAGGCCAGAACGGTCGTGTGCACCAGCGCCGACGCGGCCTGGGAGATCACCCCGGCCGGTACCGACCAGTACACGCTCAAGGCGCCGGGAACCGACCGTCATCTGACCGTCGGCGCGAAACCCTCCGGGTCGAACTACCCCGCCCAGTTGGCCATCGGTTCGGCGGGGAGTCTGGCCTCCTGGTACCTGACCCCGGTCACCCCCTCGGTCAACCCCATGCCGTCCCCTGACCAACGCACCCTGGACCAGGTCACGTTCCTCACCGCCCACAACGCGTACGCCAACGGCGTGGACGGCGGTTTCGCACCGCCCTTCGTCAACCTGGTGCCCAACCAGACGCGCGGCATCAACCAGCAACTGACCGACGGCGTACGCGGATTCATGATGGACATCCATCAGACCTCGGACGGCGCGATCCTCTGCCACAACAGCTGCACCCTGGTCAGCAAACCGGTCGCCCTCTGGGTCGACATCCAGCGCATGGTGGACTTCCTCAAGCAGCACCCCGACCAGGTCGTCACCGTGTTTCTCGAGGACTACGTCGACCCGGGCGTCCTGCGCAGTGAACTCGCCCGCGTCAGCGGACTGTCCGACGTGCTGTACCGGCCCGACCGGACGGGTGTGCGGCAAAGCGGCTGGCCCAGGATGGCGGACCTGATCGCCGCCAACCACCGGCTGCTGATCTTCACGGACCACAGCCGCTCCTCCGACGAGTCCGCCGGGCTCACCCGGGACAGCTTCGGGGTGATGTACCAGCGGGAGTGGACGGTCGAGAACTACTGGTCCATGGGGTCGGGCCTCGGCTCCTCCGACTGGTCCTGCTACAGCCGCTGGTACGGCGCCGACACCAACATCCCGCTGACGTACACCGAATCCGCCTTCCGCCCGCTCTTCGTCATGAACCACTTCCGCGACGCGGCGATCGCCTCCACGGCCACGACGGACAACACCAAACTCGCCGACCGCGCCCAGCGGTTCTGCCGGCCGGCGGCCCGGAAGAAGCCCAACTTCCTCGCCGTGGACCGCTATGACCTGGGCAACCCGACGTCGGCCGTGGACACCCTGAACACATACACGTATCCGTAA
- a CDS encoding oxidoreductase: MTSETITAEAAGTWKLGDLSVNRVGFGAMRLTGSAAFHLGTPSDRERSVTVLRRALELGVNHIDTAAFYFSSLRSANELINSALAPYPDDLVIVTKVGPYRDYTGEWGTAARPDQLRGHVEENLRQLGRDHLDVVNLRRMRQDSIAEHFGALAELREAGLIRHLGISCVEPRHLAEAQAIAPVVCVQNQYGLHSPDAGADTMLRMCGEQGIAFVPFFAIAGEGGAQGSSGSEDDEIRAVARAHEATPAQVRLAWTLQQGPHVLAIPGTGNPDHLAANVAAGAIRLTADELARLDAAYRHGG, translated from the coding sequence ATGACCTCGGAAACGATCACCGCGGAGGCCGCGGGCACCTGGAAACTCGGCGACCTGTCCGTCAACCGCGTCGGCTTCGGCGCGATGCGGCTGACGGGCAGTGCCGCCTTCCACCTCGGCACACCAAGTGACCGCGAACGGTCGGTCACGGTGCTGCGGCGGGCGCTCGAACTCGGCGTCAACCACATCGACACGGCCGCCTTCTACTTCTCCTCGCTGCGCTCCGCGAACGAGTTGATCAACAGTGCGCTGGCGCCGTACCCGGACGACCTGGTGATCGTCACGAAGGTCGGCCCGTACCGGGACTACACGGGGGAGTGGGGCACCGCGGCCCGCCCCGACCAACTGCGCGGCCATGTCGAGGAGAACCTGCGCCAGCTCGGCCGCGACCACCTCGACGTGGTGAACCTCCGGCGTATGCGGCAGGACTCGATCGCCGAGCACTTCGGGGCGCTCGCCGAACTGCGCGAAGCAGGTCTGATCCGGCACCTCGGCATCTCCTGCGTGGAACCCCGGCACCTCGCCGAGGCGCAGGCGATCGCGCCGGTGGTGTGCGTGCAGAACCAGTACGGGCTCCACTCGCCGGATGCCGGGGCCGACACGATGCTGCGGATGTGCGGCGAACAGGGCATCGCGTTCGTGCCGTTCTTCGCGATCGCCGGGGAGGGCGGTGCGCAGGGCTCCAGCGGCAGCGAGGACGACGAGATCCGCGCCGTCGCGCGGGCGCACGAGGCCACGCCCGCGCAGGTGCGGCTGGCGTGGACCCTCCAGCAGGGTCCGCACGTGCTGGCCATCCCCGGCACCGGCAACCCGGACCACCTTGCGGCGAACGTGGCCGCGGGCGCCATCAGGCTCACGGCCGACGAGCTGGCGCGCCTTGACGCCGCGTACCGGCACGGGGGATGA
- a CDS encoding aminotransferase class IV — MTQPAIAEGLLAWNPDSGLTRGLAADTRLLAADSWLLRDGLVRGFDRHRERFRRACAECGAPPLDQLTAFWREMTAVLPRAGTWFPRVELVRGSLQLRLLLRHAPPLATEVRVWAAGQPDPRTVPRRKGPDLDALGRVRLRAGGQGAEEAVLITPSGVVLEAANSSILWWEDDTLCMPPPQLPVLAGVTVGLVQERALRTGIRLAHRERTPAELAGREVWLVNALHGIRPVVEWTGRPMNAGFAVRAPEWREWLDGILEPLPD; from the coding sequence GTGACACAACCGGCAATCGCGGAGGGCCTGTTGGCCTGGAACCCGGACAGCGGACTGACCCGTGGTCTGGCGGCCGACACCCGGCTGCTGGCCGCGGACTCGTGGCTGCTGCGCGACGGACTGGTGCGCGGCTTCGACCGCCACCGTGAGCGTTTTCGGCGCGCCTGCGCCGAGTGCGGTGCGCCGCCGCTCGATCAACTCACCGCATTCTGGCGGGAGATGACGGCGGTCCTGCCACGGGCGGGGACGTGGTTCCCGCGGGTCGAGCTGGTCAGAGGATCCCTCCAGCTGAGGCTACTGCTCAGGCACGCGCCGCCTCTCGCCACCGAGGTGCGGGTGTGGGCGGCCGGGCAGCCCGATCCGCGGACCGTGCCCCGGCGCAAGGGCCCGGATCTGGACGCCCTGGGCCGGGTGCGGCTGCGGGCCGGCGGGCAGGGGGCGGAGGAGGCCGTGCTGATCACGCCCTCCGGGGTGGTGCTGGAAGCGGCGAACTCCAGCATCCTGTGGTGGGAGGACGACACCCTCTGCATGCCACCGCCGCAGCTGCCGGTCCTGGCCGGGGTCACCGTCGGCCTTGTCCAGGAGCGGGCCCTGAGGACGGGGATCCGGCTCGCGCACCGCGAGCGGACGCCGGCGGAGCTGGCCGGCCGTGAGGTGTGGCTGGTGAACGCTCTGCACGGAATTCGGCCCGTGGTGGAATGGACGGGCCGGCCGATGAACGCCGGGTTCGCTGTGCGTGCCCCGGAATGGCGGGAATGGCTGGACGGCATCCTGGAGCCGCTGCCTGACTGA